CTGGGCGCCATAGGTCATTGCCAGGTCCAGATCCGCCAGCGCCACGGGATAGAGTACGCCCTTGTCGCGAACCCACTTCGCGATCACCTCTTTGGGCTCCGTGTCCACAGAAATGGCGAGCAACTCGACACCGCGATCCTTGTGGGCATTCCAGACTGCATTGAGTTCGGGGATTTCACGAACGCACGGTGTGCACCAGGTGGCCCAGAAGTCGATCAATACGATCTTGCCGCGCAGGCTGTCCAGGCTGACGCTCACGCCATCAAGGCGCTTCAGGGCCAGGGGGGGCGCAAGTTCCGCCTCTGGCTTCGGAGTATCGGGCGTGCAGCTCGCACAGACCAGGAGCGTGATCGCGCTGAGAAAGAAGCTCTTCATGGCCTGATTACGCGTCAGCACCCGCCGGGTTACGCGATTCTCGAACGAATCGAGCGCAGTACCCCGGAGGCCGAAGCAGAGTCGACCCGAACCATTGGATCATCTCGAGCGGGTTCCTAGTTGGGAAGCCCGGAGAGATACTCAGGATCCTGCCCGGTGAAACTCAGCGACTTCTCGAAAGTCAAATGCTCCGGGACGACGGAGTAATCACCGCGCACCGCCGGTTGCACGATCGCGCGGGCCACATCCGTGCGGCCGCCCGTGACGCACCAGGCCAGGCCCCCTGTGATCGAACCTGCGACCGCGTAGAGCACCTTGG
This genomic stretch from bacterium harbors:
- a CDS encoding TlpA family protein disulfide reductase, whose protein sequence is MKSFFLSAITLLVCASCTPDTPKPEAELAPPLALKRLDGVSVSLDSLRGKIVLIDFWATWCTPCVREIPELNAVWNAHKDRGVELLAISVDTEPKEVIAKWVRDKGVLYPVALADLDLAMTYGAQQFPYHLVLGPDGTVRERLAPGYHDREELAEVLARHLP